CTCGACGATCCAGGCGTTACCCGGGAACCACGGCAAGGTCACAACGATGCTGACCAGTGACACCCAGGCGACGCCTGGCAGATAGAAGGGAGCGAAACGGGTGACGACCAGGCCCAACATGGTCATGGCATAGAGGATCATCATTCCCGGCAGCGCCACCAGCAGCGAACCACCATTGATGGTATTGCTGATCCAGCCGACCACACAGACCACCGCCATGACGATGGCAGTCTGGCCGAGATGTCTTTCAGGACGTTCTGCATCACTTACGGTGGCGGAAAAATCCGTCGCCTTGGCACCTGCAGAGCGCATCTCTCGGCGCCCGGAGCACCACTTGAAGACCCGTTCGGCCACTGGCAAGGCAATGAACAGTGAGATATACAGGCCAGTGGCGTAAGTCAGCAGATTGCTGGCGCCAGCGAACGCCAGCAGCTCATCACGCAATTCCGGCAAGGCACCGGCAATGGCTCCCGAACAGGCCGCCACCATACTGCCACTGCCCACTCCACAGGCCATCGCCAGCGCCCGCGGATCAAAGATATCCAGCGTTGTCAGATAGCCCGCCATCAGCGCAAACCATAGCGTGCCGAACATGGTGCCTACGACGTAGACGCCCATGACACCGACACCCTCTGGTCCCTTGAGACCGTATTTATCAGAGATGATCGCAATATTGGGCTCACGCGCGATGGAATAGGTCGCGCCGATGGCTTCGCGCCCCATCTTCAACACCAACACTGCAAATGGCATGGCCACCAACATGGTGCCGAGGTTACCCAGCTCCTGCAGGATCAAGGCCGGACCAGCACTGAGAATCTGCTCAATCGCCGGCCCGATGGTCGATCCAAAACGCGCAATGAACGGCATGATCGATAACAGAATCACGGGAGCTGCCGCTTCACTCACTTTCACCGGCACCAGGCGGGAAGTCGCCGAGAACAGATGTGGATTGAGCAGCAGCCCGATGATAAAGGCATAGAACAGTGGCAACAGCAGTAACGTACCGGGCCCGAGAGGAATCTTGATGATACCGATGGCTTCAGAGATCAGGGCTGCCACAGCCACGATGCTGTGCAAACGC
This Halomonas huangheensis DNA region includes the following protein-coding sequences:
- a CDS encoding DUF3100 domain-containing protein, whose protein sequence is MKLSMLLDWRLHSIVAVAALISEAIGIIKIPLGPGTLLLLPLFYAFIIGLLLNPHLFSATSRLVPVKVSEAAAPVILLSIMPFIARFGSTIGPAIEQILSAGPALILQELGNLGTMLVAMPFAVLVLKMGREAIGATYSIAREPNIAIISDKYGLKGPEGVGVMGVYVVGTMFGTLWFALMAGYLTTLDIFDPRALAMACGVGSGSMVAACSGAIAGALPELRDELLAFAGASNLLTYATGLYISLFIALPVAERVFKWCSGRREMRSAGAKATDFSATVSDAERPERHLGQTAIVMAVVCVVGWISNTINGGSLLVALPGMMILYAMTMLGLVVTRFAPFYLPGVAWVSLVSIVVTLPWFPGNAWIVEQLQSVSFLAIVTPVLAYAGLALSPREFTMFRQVGWKLVIVSLLVFTGTFIGSAVVAQALL